In the genome of Rhodospirillaceae bacterium, one region contains:
- a CDS encoding ATP-binding protein, with product MSASGYSFENPFRPGAGHMPPYLAGRTEELDDFRKALRQKTILENVILTGLRGVGKTVLLETFKPIARQAGWLWVGQDLSEAASLTEQNLSERMMADLAVVTSGLLLRTEKQLQMGFGGREVEASHPLGYDDLRSIFDKTPGLVSDKLKAVLLSVWEALSPGNTPGIVFAYDEAQNLADHAGKGQFPLSLMLDVFQSIQRMGVPYMLVLTGLPTLFPKLMEARTYTERMFHVLFLTQLNDRDSRDAITRPIEGENCPIAFKEETVERIQKTAGGYPYFIQFICREYFDTWLNQHRSGQEMSVSSPDILRKLDTDFFAGRWSRATDRQRELMEVIASLPDSDSEFTVQEVADLSKTLLDKPFSRSHVSQMLVSLSQAGLVYKNRYGKYLFAVPLLSSFIKRQMREQRSMLPV from the coding sequence ATGAGCGCGTCCGGCTACTCGTTCGAAAACCCTTTCAGGCCCGGCGCGGGCCATATGCCCCCGTACCTGGCCGGCCGGACAGAGGAACTGGACGATTTCAGAAAGGCATTACGCCAAAAGACAATCCTGGAAAATGTGATCCTGACCGGGCTGCGCGGCGTCGGCAAAACGGTCCTGCTCGAGACCTTCAAGCCGATTGCAAGACAGGCCGGCTGGCTATGGGTCGGCCAGGACCTGTCCGAAGCGGCAAGCCTGACCGAGCAGAACCTCTCCGAGCGCATGATGGCGGATCTGGCCGTCGTGACATCCGGTTTGCTCCTTCGAACGGAGAAGCAGCTTCAGATGGGCTTCGGCGGCAGGGAGGTCGAGGCCTCTCATCCTCTCGGCTATGACGATCTTCGCTCGATTTTCGACAAGACTCCCGGCCTTGTGTCCGACAAGCTCAAAGCCGTTCTGTTGTCTGTGTGGGAAGCGCTTTCGCCAGGGAATACACCGGGAATCGTGTTTGCCTATGACGAAGCGCAAAATCTGGCGGACCACGCCGGAAAAGGGCAGTTTCCGCTCTCTTTGATGCTCGACGTGTTCCAGTCGATACAAAGAATGGGCGTTCCCTACATGCTTGTGCTGACCGGGCTCCCGACGCTGTTTCCGAAACTTATGGAGGCCAGAACGTATACCGAGCGGATGTTCCATGTGCTGTTCCTGACGCAATTGAACGACCGGGACAGCCGCGATGCGATTACAAGGCCGATCGAGGGCGAAAACTGCCCGATCGCCTTCAAGGAAGAGACCGTCGAGCGCATACAAAAGACGGCCGGAGGTTATCCTTACTTCATCCAGTTTATTTGCCGCGAATATTTCGATACCTGGCTGAACCAACACAGGAGCGGGCAGGAGATGTCGGTCTCCAGTCCGGACATCCTCAGAAAACTGGATACGGACTTCTTTGCCGGGCGCTGGTCGCGCGCGACAGATCGCCAGCGGGAATTGATGGAGGTCATCGCCTCGCTCCCGGACAGCGATTCCGAATTCACGGTCCAGGAGGTCGCCGACCTGTCCAAAACCCTGTTGGACAAACCCTTCAGCCGCAGCCACGTCAGCCAGATGCTCGTGTCGTTGAGCCAGGCAGGGCTCGTGTACAAGAACAGGTATGGCAAATACCTGTTTGCCGTTCCCCTTCTTTCGAGTTTCATCAAGCGGCAAATGCGGGAACAGCGATCGATGCTTCCCGTTTGA